In Solobacterium moorei, a single genomic region encodes these proteins:
- a CDS encoding alpha/beta hydrolase-fold protein has product MATSHQFANIAKEKAILVGLLPENRLTDYTPWHAEAIRPGTENFGGQADEYHNELFNNVLPELQSRYSIDTNEIIYGGYSLGGLAAVYSLYRTNIPSAVFSICGSFWYPRFVNFCKENPVINQNASVYLCNGKTEGIHHHNILDTAPQCAEEIHALIRKQLNSITSVLDEFGHHENLTNRYKVLSDWLEKQL; this is encoded by the coding sequence ATTGCTACATCTCACCAATTTGCTAATATAGCCAAAGAAAAAGCAATTCTCGTAGGACTACTACCAGAAAATAGATTAACGGATTATACACCCTGGCATGCGGAAGCAATCAGACCAGGCACAGAAAACTTTGGTGGACAAGCAGATGAATATCACAATGAACTATTCAATAACGTTCTACCAGAACTTCAAAGTAGATATTCTATCGATACAAACGAAATCATTTATGGTGGCTATTCCTTAGGAGGATTAGCAGCCGTATATAGTTTGTATCGAACAAACATTCCTAGTGCAGTATTCTCTATCTGTGGATCCTTCTGGTATCCAAGGTTCGTTAACTTCTGTAAAGAGAATCCCGTTATCAATCAAAATGCTAGCGTTTACCTATGTAACGGCAAAACAGAAGGTATTCATCACCACAATATTCTAGATACAGCTCCACAATGTGCAGAGGAAATCCACGCTTTGATTCGTAAGCAGTTAAATAGCATTACTTCTGTACTTGATGAATTTGGACATCATGAAAATCTAACCAATCGCTATAAAGTGTTATCCGATTGGTTAGAGAAACAACTATAA
- a CDS encoding IS1595 family transposase, with the protein MKDLEIIEHYNSLDQFAKDKIDRELIDLVNAKKESRNYCIKVCPKCGSVNSRFTKGGKANSGKPMLQCSSCHKRFTIDYGQLTHYSHQDESKWDLLITDTFAQVPIEKTAATLDISTYTVWRTRMKLLHMFEELLNTTVVSGEIELDEKYLLNSHKGEKIAGVEPRKRGGSASKRGVSNEQICLPTAVQRNGTAVLKATNTATPTSRDIMKLADNIGEHSMAWLDGKAAYSCLLEEKHCEKRIMKDHTCYTSIDHLNNVNALHSLIKKWYKKYGGVASKYLNRYAALFVLVREYSGCDVQEILLSIKKRMHQITDFFRIVDMKSEDVFIY; encoded by the coding sequence ATGAAAGACTTAGAAATTATTGAACATTACAATTCCTTAGATCAATTTGCTAAAGATAAAATCGACAGAGAGCTGATTGACCTGGTAAATGCAAAGAAAGAATCCAGAAACTACTGTATTAAAGTGTGTCCTAAATGTGGCTCTGTTAATTCTCGTTTTACAAAAGGCGGAAAGGCAAATAGTGGTAAACCAATGCTTCAATGCAGTAGCTGTCATAAACGCTTTACTATTGATTATGGCCAGCTTACACATTATTCACATCAGGATGAATCTAAATGGGATCTGTTAATCACAGATACATTTGCACAGGTTCCTATAGAAAAAACAGCAGCTACGCTGGATATCAGTACATATACTGTATGGCGTACGAGAATGAAACTACTTCACATGTTTGAAGAACTTCTGAATACTACAGTAGTATCCGGAGAGATTGAGTTAGATGAAAAGTATCTTCTCAATTCTCATAAAGGCGAAAAGATAGCAGGTGTTGAACCTAGAAAACGTGGCGGCTCAGCTTCAAAGCGTGGAGTATCTAATGAACAAATATGTTTACCAACAGCAGTGCAGAGAAACGGCACTGCTGTTTTAAAAGCTACGAATACTGCTACTCCAACCAGTAGAGACATAATGAAGCTTGCAGACAATATTGGGGAGCACAGTATGGCGTGGCTTGATGGCAAAGCAGCATATAGTTGTCTTTTAGAAGAGAAGCACTGTGAAAAGAGAATCATGAAAGATCATACATGTTATACATCCATTGATCATTTGAATAACGTAAATGCGCTTCATTCACTGATAAAAAAGTGGTACAAGAAGTATGGAGGTGTTGCCAGTAAATATCTGAACAGATATGCAGCACTATTTGTTCTTGTTAGAGAATACAGTGGATGTGATGTTCAGGAGATCCTTCTATCCATCAAGAAAAGAATGCATCAGATAACTGACTTCTTCCGTATTGTAGATATGAAATCAGAAGATGTATTCATTTATTGA
- the tnpC gene encoding IS66 family transposase, with translation MKKLSEEEVESLPKDIIIKLFMSMQSSVESLEATIKLLSEQIKIMNQRSFGRSTEKQSSGIFEQLELGFNEPEVLFDLLQPEPTLEEAAPRKKAKGKRASDIQKITNHREEYIELSEEELNERFGKSGWKRLPYQIITKLEHIPASFEAVTYKIGVYAAKDNQTIIRAQKPVELWPNSIATPSLVSSIIWGKYVNAVPLYRQEKTYQENQINISRSTMANWMIQASDNYLIHFYDRLKEEMIKQDILHVDETPFEVSKDGRKAGSKSYMWVYRTGAHEEEKRIVLYDYRRTRSHEHPQRFLEGFRGTLVCDGYSAYHQLAKEDPESFTVAGCWTHLKRKFTTLIKAVKTSQTLAQEAVDRINRIYHEDNQLKGLGEQEKLRQRKEKVAPLVDEFFTWVKRYWENVSRESETGKGFTYALNQESYLREFLKDARIPLDNNAAERAIRPFTVGRKNWIMIDTIKGAQASAVLYSIVETCKANDIKIYEYIRYLLEELPKTIHDLTVEVPDRLLPWSKELPDNIYKNRT, from the coding sequence ATGAAAAAACTAAGTGAGGAAGAAGTAGAAAGCCTGCCAAAGGACATCATCATAAAGCTCTTTATGAGTATGCAAAGCAGTGTAGAAAGTCTAGAAGCTACTATCAAACTTCTTAGTGAACAGATCAAGATCATGAATCAAAGAAGCTTTGGCAGAAGTACAGAGAAACAGAGTTCTGGAATCTTTGAACAGTTGGAACTCGGTTTTAATGAACCTGAAGTATTGTTTGATTTACTACAACCAGAGCCAACGTTAGAGGAAGCTGCACCAAGGAAGAAGGCAAAAGGAAAGCGGGCATCAGACATCCAGAAGATCACGAACCACCGTGAAGAATATATCGAACTATCCGAAGAAGAATTGAATGAAAGATTTGGCAAGAGCGGATGGAAGAGACTGCCATATCAGATCATAACGAAACTGGAACATATACCAGCATCTTTCGAAGCGGTCACTTATAAAATTGGTGTATATGCCGCAAAGGATAACCAGACAATCATACGAGCACAGAAGCCTGTAGAACTATGGCCAAACAGTATCGCTACCCCATCACTGGTGTCATCTATCATATGGGGCAAATATGTCAATGCCGTACCGTTATATAGACAAGAAAAGACATACCAAGAAAACCAGATCAACATTTCACGATCCACCATGGCCAATTGGATGATCCAAGCATCCGACAACTATTTGATACATTTCTACGATAGGTTAAAAGAAGAAATGATCAAACAGGATATACTGCATGTGGATGAAACACCATTCGAGGTAAGCAAAGATGGCAGAAAAGCTGGCAGTAAGTCCTATATGTGGGTATATCGTACAGGGGCACATGAGGAAGAAAAGCGGATCGTCCTGTATGATTATCGACGTACGAGGTCCCATGAACATCCGCAAAGATTCCTAGAGGGATTTAGAGGGACACTTGTATGTGATGGCTACAGTGCTTATCACCAGTTGGCCAAGGAAGATCCCGAAAGCTTTACCGTAGCTGGGTGCTGGACCCATCTCAAAAGAAAGTTCACGACGCTCATCAAAGCAGTGAAGACGAGTCAGACACTTGCCCAGGAAGCGGTAGATAGGATCAATAGAATCTATCACGAAGATAATCAATTGAAGGGATTGGGCGAACAAGAAAAGCTAAGACAGAGGAAAGAGAAAGTAGCACCCCTAGTGGATGAATTTTTCACATGGGTAAAAAGATATTGGGAGAATGTATCAAGAGAATCAGAAACAGGAAAAGGCTTTACCTATGCCCTGAATCAAGAATCCTATCTCAGAGAATTTCTAAAGGACGCAAGAATACCTCTAGATAACAATGCGGCAGAAAGAGCGATACGACCATTTACAGTAGGAAGAAAGAACTGGATCATGATCGATACGATAAAAGGAGCACAGGCCAGTGCAGTACTCTATAGTATCGTAGAAACATGTAAAGCAAATGATATCAAGATATACGAATATATTCGCTATCTGTTAGAAGAACTTCCTAAAACGATACATGACCTAACGGTGGAGGTACCAGATAGATTACTACCTTGGTCAAAAGAACTACCAGATAACATTTATAAAAATCGTACTTGA
- the tnpB gene encoding IS66 family insertion sequence element accessory protein TnpB (TnpB, as the term is used for proteins encoded by IS66 family insertion elements, is considered an accessory protein, since TnpC, encoded by a neighboring gene, is a DDE family transposase.), with protein sequence MLKEYCGFKKIYIACGYTDLRNGIDGLASIIQNHFYLDPFDEGTLFLFCGRKTNRMKGLLWEADGFLLLYKRLEEGRFQWPRKTEDIENISIEQYHWLFEGMAIIQRKTIQKVERKMIL encoded by the coding sequence ATGCTTAAAGAGTATTGTGGTTTTAAGAAGATCTATATTGCATGTGGATATACAGATCTAAGAAATGGAATAGATGGGTTGGCTTCGATCATTCAGAACCATTTCTACCTAGATCCTTTTGATGAAGGAACGTTATTCTTGTTTTGTGGAAGAAAGACTAATCGTATGAAGGGACTGCTTTGGGAGGCAGATGGATTCCTATTATTGTATAAACGATTGGAGGAAGGAAGATTCCAATGGCCCAGAAAGACAGAAGACATAGAGAACATTAGTATCGAACAGTATCATTGGCTGTTTGAAGGCATGGCAATCATACAGAGGAAGACAATTCAGAAAGTAGAACGAAAGATGATACTGTAA
- the tnpA gene encoding IS66 family insertion sequence element accessory protein TnpA: MIMTAAELKAQRWVSIIMECKTSGQSVLQWCNEHGINEKQYWYYHRKLRNHLAQEVGNHMDIFPATLPPSSDVTFQELKKPIRHGSAHIQLGNHQIEIGEDISDELLLKIIRAVSHA, translated from the coding sequence ATGATAATGACAGCGGCAGAGCTAAAGGCACAGCGATGGGTATCGATCATTATGGAATGTAAGACAAGTGGTCAATCTGTTCTACAGTGGTGTAACGAACATGGAATCAACGAAAAACAATATTGGTATTATCACCGAAAGTTGCGTAACCACTTGGCGCAAGAAGTCGGTAATCATATGGATATCTTTCCTGCAACTTTACCGCCATCATCAGATGTCACATTTCAAGAATTGAAGAAACCTATTCGACATGGTTCTGCACACATTCAATTGGGCAATCATCAGATAGAGATCGGTGAAGATATTTCAGATGAGCTATTACTAAAGATCATTCGGGCGGTATCCCATGCTTAA
- a CDS encoding potassium channel family protein, translating into MKQILIIGMGRFGRHIARKLNDLDIQVLGIDNDEEKVREVLPYVTNAEVGDATNQDFLKTLGLKNFDVCIVAVGDNFLASLEITSYLKELGARKVVSRAARDTQEKFLLRNGADAVVYPEKLMGNLTAMRYSSDNIFDYIQIGKDFAVFEIAVPNEWLGKTIGQVDVRKHYNINIIAIKKDDNVSVTPGASHILNSEESLLVLGKDKDIRSAFHILG; encoded by the coding sequence ATGAAACAGATTTTAATTATTGGTATGGGTCGTTTTGGCCGTCACATTGCTCGCAAGTTAAATGATTTAGATATTCAGGTATTAGGTATTGATAATGATGAAGAAAAGGTAAGAGAAGTATTACCTTATGTCACAAACGCTGAAGTTGGTGATGCAACAAACCAAGACTTCTTAAAGACATTAGGTCTTAAAAACTTTGATGTATGTATCGTTGCGGTTGGTGATAACTTCTTAGCTTCTCTTGAAATTACATCCTACCTCAAAGAATTAGGCGCAAGAAAAGTTGTATCACGTGCAGCACGTGATACACAGGAAAAGTTCTTATTACGCAATGGTGCAGATGCAGTTGTATACCCTGAAAAGTTAATGGGTAACTTAACCGCAATGCGTTATAGCAGTGATAATATCTTTGACTACATTCAAATCGGTAAAGACTTCGCAGTATTCGAAATTGCTGTACCTAATGAATGGTTAGGTAAGACAATTGGTCAGGTTGATGTACGTAAACACTACAATATCAATATCATCGCGATTAAGAAGGATGACAATGTATCTGTCACACCAGGAGCTTCCCACATACTCAACTCTGAAGAATCCTTATTGGTATTAGGGAAAGACAAAGATATCCGCAGTGCCTTCCACATCTTAGGTTAG
- a CDS encoding TrkH family potassium uptake protein produces MNFLRNKLHLTYPQMIILGFGAIIVFGALLLMTPFASQSGQWTPFINALFTSTSCVCVTGLIVYDTATYWSFFGQLVIIILIQIGGLGVVTVITSLALITGRRIGYLARSTLANSISISAVGGIIRLLQFICKITFMVEGFFALLMSFTFIPEFGLIKGVWYSIFHSISAFCNAGFDLMGVREPFSSLTSYVSNPIINISIMSLILIGGLSFSTWADIKEYKFNLHRYHMQSKIILLMTAILVVFPAIYFFFVDFTGMPLGTRILASFFQSVTPRTAGFNTVDLTKMSESSIFLQIILMLIGAAPGSTGGGMKITTFFVLVTTSMAIFRNRSRTESFGRTIPETIVRNSATILMLYISLCIGAAMVISVIENVPMVTAMYETASAIATVGLTLGITRDLTIVSRIILIFLMFAGRIGGLTLIYGMFPFRNQCLGRYIEENVAVG; encoded by the coding sequence ATGAATTTTCTTAGAAATAAACTACATCTAACATATCCACAGATGATTATTTTGGGATTTGGTGCGATTATCGTATTCGGTGCATTATTACTGATGACACCATTTGCTAGTCAATCTGGTCAATGGACACCATTTATCAATGCACTATTCACATCTACGTCATGTGTTTGTGTAACGGGATTGATTGTTTACGATACCGCCACATATTGGAGCTTCTTTGGACAGCTTGTCATTATTATTCTGATCCAGATTGGTGGACTTGGTGTTGTGACAGTTATCACATCCCTTGCACTTATTACTGGTAGAAGAATTGGATATCTTGCTCGTTCTACTTTAGCAAACTCCATCTCAATCTCAGCAGTTGGCGGAATCATCCGCTTACTACAGTTTATCTGTAAGATTACATTTATGGTTGAAGGTTTCTTCGCCTTACTAATGTCATTTACGTTCATACCGGAGTTTGGACTCATAAAGGGCGTTTGGTATAGTATCTTCCATTCCATCTCAGCCTTCTGTAATGCAGGCTTTGACTTAATGGGTGTACGTGAACCATTCTCATCCTTAACAAGTTATGTTTCCAATCCAATTATTAATATCTCAATTATGTCCTTAATCCTGATTGGTGGATTGAGCTTCTCCACTTGGGCAGATATCAAGGAATATAAGTTTAATCTACACCGTTACCACATGCAGTCTAAGATCATCTTATTGATGACCGCAATCTTGGTCGTATTCCCTGCAATCTACTTCTTCTTTGTGGATTTTACAGGCATGCCTTTAGGCACAAGAATCCTAGCATCCTTCTTCCAATCTGTAACACCACGTACTGCTGGATTTAATACAGTAGACCTTACAAAAATGTCTGAATCCAGCATCTTCTTACAGATTATATTAATGTTGATTGGTGCTGCACCAGGTTCTACTGGTGGTGGTATGAAGATAACAACCTTTTTCGTATTAGTCACAACAAGTATGGCAATCTTTAGAAACCGTTCTCGTACAGAGAGCTTTGGTAGAACCATCCCAGAGACAATCGTACGCAACTCGGCCACAATCTTGATGTTATATATCTCATTATGTATAGGTGCCGCAATGGTTATCAGTGTCATTGAGAATGTTCCAATGGTAACCGCAATGTATGAGACCGCATCCGCAATCGCTACCGTAGGTTTAACCTTGGGTATCACACGTGATTTAACGATTGTTTCAAGAATAATCTTAATCTTCCTAATGTTCGCTGGACGTATTGGAGGACTCACCTTGATTTATGGTATGTTCCCATTCCGCAATCAATGCTTAGGTAGATATATTGAAGAAAACGTAGCCGTAGGCTAA